In Gammaproteobacteria bacterium, one DNA window encodes the following:
- the ftsW gene encoding putative lipid II flippase FtsW yields MNAAAATFDALRQHFVVSPRQLDRPFCLAVVTLLALGLVMVASASVAVAESMTGNPMYYFFRQLIYTAMGLAVGAGLFCVPMTVWARNGFWLLALALFLLMLVLIPGVGREVNGARRWIHLPLFSLQASEPARLALVVYLAGYLVRRQAEFQNSLSGLMRPLFPIGLACGLLLLEPDFGAAAVLAGVVFLMLFLAGARLLYLFLPVLAAGGAFAYLATSQAYRLRRILSFRDPFADIENTGWQLSQSLIAIGRGEWFGVGLGNSVQKLLYLPEQYTDFIYAIYAEEFGLAGTVVLLALYGVLSWRGFEIGRVAEQQGERFRAYLCYGLTGWIGGQAMLNLAVNTGLLPTKGLTLPLLSYGGSSLITFCAMLALILRVDHENRRAVAGRPTGVRT; encoded by the coding sequence ATGAACGCCGCCGCCGCGACCTTCGATGCCCTGCGTCAGCACTTCGTGGTGTCGCCGCGCCAGCTCGATCGGCCGTTCTGTCTGGCCGTGGTCACGCTGCTGGCCCTGGGTCTGGTGATGGTGGCTTCTGCGTCGGTGGCCGTCGCCGAGTCGATGACCGGCAACCCGATGTACTACTTCTTCCGTCAGCTGATCTATACCGCGATGGGATTGGCGGTCGGTGCCGGCCTGTTCTGCGTGCCGATGACGGTCTGGGCGCGCAATGGCTTCTGGCTGCTGGCGCTGGCGCTGTTCCTGCTGATGCTGGTGCTGATCCCCGGTGTCGGCCGCGAGGTCAACGGTGCGCGCCGCTGGATTCATCTGCCGCTGTTCAGCCTGCAGGCCTCGGAGCCGGCGCGGCTGGCGCTGGTGGTCTATCTCGCCGGCTATCTGGTGCGGCGTCAGGCCGAATTCCAGAATTCCCTGAGCGGCTTGATGCGGCCGCTGTTCCCGATCGGACTGGCCTGCGGACTGCTGTTGCTGGAGCCGGATTTCGGCGCCGCCGCGGTGCTGGCCGGCGTGGTGTTCCTGATGCTGTTCCTGGCCGGCGCGCGCCTGCTGTACCTGTTTTTGCCAGTGCTGGCGGCCGGCGGCGCCTTCGCCTATCTGGCGACCTCGCAGGCCTATCGCCTGCGGCGCATTCTCAGCTTCCGCGATCCGTTTGCGGATATCGAGAATACCGGCTGGCAGCTGTCGCAGTCGCTGATCGCGATCGGGCGCGGCGAATGGTTCGGCGTCGGGCTCGGCAACAGCGTACAGAAGCTGCTGTACCTGCCGGAGCAGTACACCGACTTCATCTACGCGATCTATGCCGAGGAATTCGGACTCGCCGGCACCGTGGTGCTGCTGGCCTTGTACGGTGTACTGAGCTGGCGCGGCTTCGAAATCGGCCGTGTCGCCGAGCAGCAGGGCGAGCGCTTCCGCGCCTACCTTTGCTATGGGCTTACCGGCTGGATCGGCGGTCAGGCGATGCTCAATCTCGCCGTCAACACCGGTCTGCTGCCGACCAAGGGTCTGACCCTGCCGCTGCTGTCCTACGGCGGCTCCAGCCTGATCACCTTCTGCGCGATGCTGGCGCTGATTCTGCGCGTGGACCACGAGAACCGCCGCGCCGTCGCCGGGCGTCCCACCGGGGTGCGTACATGA
- the murD gene encoding UDP-N-acetylmuramoyl-L-alanine--D-glutamate ligase yields MSLRAQHWLIVGLGASGTSALRYLLREGAVCLATDSRDLPPDLAALRAEFPQVEFHVGGFFAPEPLNRFAGAIVSPGVSLDDEFVQKLAAAGVPILGDVELFARALSRDPGPGSRLPAVIAITGSNGKSTVTTLVGNMARAAGLNVKVGGNLGKPVLDLLDASADLYVLELSSFQLETTHSLRSTAATVLNLSEDHLDRHHTMENYGRIKSGIYRGADVAVVNRDDVATSRNAEQASAVLSFGLDLPSDGHYGLLHADGQIWLMRGAQRLLAMSELRMIGLHNAANALAALALGEVAGIALAPALQALRAFPGLPHRCQWVSDAGGVTWIDDSKGTNVGSTLAALRGLSGPIVWLGGGRGKGQDFSPLRPPLAEKGRAAIVYGEDADKLQRGLLGALPVSRVDTLDEAVREARDCARPGDQVLLSPACASLDQFSNYIERGLRFAQLARQGAE; encoded by the coding sequence ATGAGCTTGCGCGCACAACACTGGCTCATTGTCGGGCTCGGGGCGTCCGGGACTTCCGCGCTGCGCTACCTGCTGCGTGAAGGCGCCGTATGCCTGGCAACCGATAGCCGTGACCTGCCGCCGGACCTTGCAGCGCTGCGTGCCGAGTTCCCGCAAGTGGAGTTTCACGTTGGTGGCTTTTTTGCGCCGGAGCCGCTGAATCGGTTCGCTGGCGCCATCGTGTCGCCGGGTGTTTCGCTGGACGACGAGTTCGTACAAAAGCTCGCCGCCGCTGGCGTGCCGATTCTCGGCGACGTTGAGTTGTTCGCACGCGCGCTTTCCCGGGACCCGGGACCCGGCTCCCGGCTCCCAGCCGTCATCGCCATCACCGGGTCCAACGGCAAGTCCACCGTCACGACGCTGGTCGGCAACATGGCGCGCGCCGCCGGTCTGAACGTGAAGGTTGGCGGCAATCTCGGCAAGCCGGTGCTCGATCTGCTCGACGCGAGTGCCGACCTCTACGTGCTGGAGCTTTCGAGCTTCCAGCTCGAAACGACGCATAGTCTGCGCAGCACCGCCGCGACCGTGCTCAACCTGTCCGAGGATCATCTCGACCGGCACCACACGATGGAGAACTACGGGCGCATCAAGTCCGGCATCTATCGCGGTGCCGATGTCGCGGTGGTCAATCGTGACGATGTCGCCACCTCGCGCAATGCGGAACAGGCGTCGGCCGTGCTGAGCTTCGGTCTCGATCTGCCGTCGGACGGTCACTACGGTCTGCTGCACGCCGACGGCCAGATCTGGCTGATGCGCGGCGCGCAGCGCCTCCTCGCCATGTCCGAACTTCGCATGATCGGTCTGCACAATGCCGCCAACGCCCTGGCCGCGCTGGCCCTGGGCGAGGTCGCCGGCATCGCGCTGGCGCCGGCGCTGCAGGCGCTGCGTGCATTCCCAGGCCTGCCGCATCGCTGCCAGTGGGTGTCGGACGCCGGTGGCGTGACCTGGATCGACGATTCCAAGGGCACCAACGTGGGCTCCACGCTGGCAGCCTTGCGTGGCCTTTCGGGTCCGATCGTGTGGCTCGGAGGCGGGCGGGGCAAGGGACAGGACTTCTCGCCGCTGCGGCCGCCGCTCGCCGAAAAGGGCCGTGCCGCGATCGTCTACGGCGAGGACGCCGACAAGCTGCAGCGCGGACTTCTCGGCGCCTTGCCGGTGTCGCGCGTGGATACGCTCGACGAAGCCGTGCGTGAAGCGCGTGACTGCGCCCGGCCCGGCGATCAGGTGCTGCTGAGCCCGGCCTGCGCCAGTCTCGACCAGTTCAGCAACTACATCGAACGTGGACTGCGTTTCGCGCAGCTTGCCAGGCAGGGTGCGGAATGA
- the murG gene encoding undecaprenyldiphospho-muramoylpentapeptide beta-N-acetylglucosaminyltransferase, with protein sequence MKAMILAGGTGGHVFPALAVAQRLRELGHEVFWMGTQAGLEARVVPAHGIEVEWIRVAGLRGKGMLSLLTAPLAVGRALIQALAVVRRRKPNVVLGMGGYVAGPGGLASWLMRQPLVIHEQNAAPGTTNRILARFARRVLQAFPGSIRNGVTVGNPVRAGFAAVPAPAQRLAGRDGAIRVLVLGGSQGARALNERVPQALAQMSAERRPQVWHQAGRTLEVAEQSYREANVEARLDAFIEDMPAAYAWADLVLCRSGAMTVAELAAAGCASLLVPFPFATDDHQTRNGEYLVGAGAAEMIAESALTPERLADRLSALTADREVLLRMSEAARAAAWPRALDVIVSTLLQEARE encoded by the coding sequence ATGAAGGCGATGATCCTGGCCGGCGGCACCGGCGGGCACGTGTTTCCGGCGCTCGCCGTCGCGCAGCGCCTGCGCGAGCTGGGGCATGAGGTGTTCTGGATGGGCACCCAGGCCGGGCTTGAAGCGCGCGTGGTGCCGGCCCACGGCATCGAGGTCGAGTGGATCCGTGTGGCCGGCCTGCGCGGCAAGGGCATGCTCAGTCTGCTGACTGCGCCGCTGGCGGTGGGTCGGGCGCTGATTCAGGCGCTGGCCGTGGTGCGGCGTCGCAAGCCGAACGTGGTGCTGGGCATGGGGGGCTACGTCGCCGGTCCCGGCGGACTCGCGTCCTGGCTGATGCGCCAGCCGCTGGTGATACACGAACAGAACGCCGCGCCGGGCACCACCAACCGCATCCTCGCGCGCTTCGCGCGGCGGGTTCTGCAAGCCTTCCCGGGTTCGATCCGCAATGGCGTGACGGTGGGCAATCCGGTGCGTGCCGGCTTCGCGGCGGTGCCGGCGCCGGCGCAGCGGCTGGCGGGACGGGACGGCGCGATTCGAGTGCTCGTACTCGGCGGCAGCCAGGGCGCGCGGGCGCTGAACGAACGGGTACCACAGGCCCTGGCGCAGATGTCCGCCGAGCGTCGCCCGCAGGTCTGGCATCAGGCCGGTCGCACGCTCGAAGTGGCCGAACAGTCCTATCGCGAAGCAAACGTGGAGGCGCGACTCGACGCCTTCATCGAAGACATGCCGGCGGCCTATGCCTGGGCCGATCTGGTGCTGTGCCGGTCCGGCGCGATGACCGTGGCGGAACTGGCGGCTGCCGGCTGCGCTTCGCTGCTGGTCCCGTTTCCGTTTGCCACCGACGATCACCAGACGCGCAACGGCGAATATCTGGTCGGCGCCGGTGCGGCCGAGATGATTGCCGAGTCGGCGCTGACGCCGGAACGGCTGGCGGACCGCCTGAGCGCGCTGACGGCCGACCGCGAGGTGCTGCTGCGCATGTCCGAAGCGGCGCGTGCGGCAGCCTGGCCGCGCGCCCTGGACGTGATCGTCAGCACGCTATTGCAGGAGGCGCGCGAATGA
- the murC gene encoding UDP-N-acetylmuramate--L-alanine ligase, producing MRRVRRIHLIGIGGSGMAGIAEVLINLGYEVSGSDLKDSAVTRQLASLGARIFSEHVADNVQGADVVVASTAVRADNAEVVEAHRQLIPVVRRAEMLAELMRFRYGIAIAGTHGKTTTTSLVAATLAEGGLDPTFVVGGRVKSAGTNARLGAGAYLVAEADESDASFLHLTPMIAAVTNIDADHLETYGGDFARLRATFLEFLARLPFYGLVVMCIDDAVVRQMLPEVGRPVLTYGFAEDADIRAENVQSDGEGSRFEVVLADGQRESLFLNLPGRHNVENALVAVAIARELDVPFTAIRKALAEFQGIGRRCESHGEMTIGTARVRLVDDYGHHPRELAATFEAMRSANPGRRLVVSFQPHRYSRTRDLFDDFCAVLSSVDELLLTEVYAAGEAPIANADGRSLARGIRARGKVSPVFVDKVAELPDALAAVLRDGDVLLSLGAGDIGSLPGLLADRFGGGA from the coding sequence ATGCGTCGCGTGCGCCGCATACACCTGATCGGCATCGGGGGTTCCGGCATGGCCGGAATCGCCGAGGTGCTGATCAATCTGGGCTATGAAGTATCCGGCTCCGATCTCAAGGACTCGGCGGTGACGCGCCAGCTGGCCTCGCTGGGTGCCCGCATTTTCTCCGAACACGTCGCCGACAATGTTCAGGGGGCCGATGTCGTGGTCGCCTCGACCGCGGTCAGGGCCGACAACGCCGAGGTGGTCGAGGCGCACCGGCAGCTGATTCCGGTGGTGCGGCGCGCCGAAATGCTGGCCGAGCTGATGCGCTTTCGCTACGGCATCGCCATCGCCGGCACGCACGGCAAGACCACGACCACGAGCCTGGTCGCGGCCACGCTCGCCGAAGGCGGTCTGGACCCGACCTTCGTCGTCGGCGGTCGCGTGAAGTCGGCCGGCACCAATGCACGGCTCGGCGCCGGCGCCTATCTGGTGGCCGAGGCCGACGAATCCGATGCCTCGTTCCTGCACCTGACGCCGATGATCGCCGCCGTCACCAATATCGACGCCGACCATCTGGAAACCTACGGCGGCGACTTTGCGCGGCTGCGTGCGACCTTCCTCGAATTCCTGGCGCGGCTGCCGTTCTATGGCCTGGTGGTGATGTGCATCGACGACGCCGTGGTCCGCCAGATGCTGCCGGAAGTCGGCCGCCCGGTGTTGACCTACGGTTTCGCCGAAGACGCCGACATTCGCGCCGAGAACGTGCAGTCCGATGGCGAGGGCAGCCGCTTCGAAGTGGTGCTGGCGGACGGTCAGCGTGAATCGCTGTTCCTGAATCTGCCGGGACGGCATAACGTCGAGAACGCGCTGGTTGCCGTGGCGATCGCGCGTGAACTCGATGTGCCGTTCACGGCGATCCGCAAGGCGCTGGCCGAATTCCAGGGGATCGGACGACGCTGCGAATCGCACGGCGAGATGACGATCGGTACTGCGCGCGTGCGTCTGGTCGATGACTATGGTCACCACCCGCGCGAACTCGCCGCCACCTTCGAGGCGATGCGTTCGGCCAACCCGGGACGTCGGCTGGTCGTAAGCTTCCAGCCGCACCGCTACTCTCGCACGCGCGATCTGTTCGACGACTTCTGCGCGGTGCTGTCGAGCGTCGACGAACTGCTGCTGACCGAAGTCTATGCCGCCGGCGAAGCGCCGATCGCCAATGCCGACGGCCGCAGCCTGGCGCGCGGCATTCGGGCGCGCGGCAAGGTTTCCCCCGTATTCGTGGACAAGGTTGCCGAATTGCCCGACGCGCTGGCGGCGGTGCTGCGTGATGGTGACGTGCTGCTGAGCCTAGGTGCCGGCGATATCGGCAGCTTGCCGGGGTTGCTGGCCGACCGCTTTGGGGGTGGCGCATGA
- the murB gene encoding UDP-N-acetylmuramate dehydrogenase produces the protein MNAQRIRNPGTGTRDPQSGVRGRLSYGESMALHTSWRVGGPADRWFEPADREDLSDFVRQLPDGDPMTWIGLGSNLLVRDGGIRGTVVCLKDGFDAIRLDPAIPESQILGSGIRLVQAGAAAHCARLAKTCADAKLAGLGFLIGVPGTLGGALAMNAGAHGGETWDFVESVEVLFDDGHFEWLPKSAFETGYRHVVAPAGFAGFIAARLRLEADADGSAAADMKAWLAKRRATQPVGKPTAGSTFRNPQGDHAARLIESCGLKGHRIGGAVVSSMHANFIVTEAGARAADVERLIDFVRAEVERQRGVKLQPEVRFVGDAA, from the coding sequence ATGAATGCACAGCGCATTCGGAACCCGGGAACCGGGACCCGGGACCCGCAAAGCGGCGTGCGCGGGCGCTTGTCTTACGGCGAATCGATGGCGCTGCACACCAGTTGGCGCGTGGGTGGGCCGGCAGACCGCTGGTTCGAGCCGGCGGACCGCGAGGATCTTTCGGATTTCGTGCGGCAACTGCCGGACGGCGATCCGATGACCTGGATCGGTCTCGGCAGCAATCTGCTGGTGCGCGACGGTGGCATCCGCGGCACGGTGGTCTGCCTGAAGGACGGATTCGATGCAATTCGCCTGGACCCCGCCATTCCCGAGTCCCAGATCCTGGGTTCCGGGATCCGGCTGGTGCAGGCCGGTGCCGCCGCCCACTGCGCACGCCTCGCCAAGACCTGCGCCGACGCGAAACTGGCCGGCCTCGGCTTCCTGATCGGTGTGCCCGGCACGCTCGGTGGCGCGCTGGCGATGAACGCCGGCGCGCACGGCGGCGAGACCTGGGATTTCGTGGAGTCCGTCGAAGTGCTGTTCGACGACGGGCACTTCGAATGGCTGCCGAAATCGGCCTTCGAAACCGGCTACCGTCATGTGGTCGCGCCGGCCGGCTTCGCCGGATTCATTGCCGCGCGTCTGCGCCTGGAAGCCGACGCGGACGGCTCCGCCGCGGCCGACATGAAGGCCTGGCTGGCCAAGCGTCGCGCCACGCAGCCGGTGGGCAAGCCGACCGCCGGCAGCACCTTCCGCAACCCGCAGGGCGATCACGCCGCTCGTTTGATCGAGTCCTGTGGACTCAAGGGCCATCGCATCGGTGGCGCCGTGGTGTCGTCCATGCACGCCAACTTCATCGTCACCGAAGCCGGTGCGCGTGCGGCCGACGTCGAACGCCTGATCGATTTCGTTCGGGCCGAAGTGGAACGCCAACGCGGCGTGAAGCTGCAGCCCGAGGTCCGGTTTGTTGGAGACGCAGCATGA
- a CDS encoding D-alanine--D-alanine ligase produces MNASRLTPRASPRIEDPHAFGRVAVLCGGWSSEREVSLQSGANVYAALRRRGVDATLIDADRDTLLALGRQGYQRAFNIMHGTGGEDGTVQALLDLQGIAYSGCGVLASALAMDKLRTKRIWKAEGLPTPEWMLLASNEDALAAGETLGYPYFMKPAAEGSSVGISKVAFATSAVSAFRRAAGEYHKRPRAVLAERNIGGGEYTCSILDGEALPIIHIVPASEFYDYHAKYISDETQYHCPAGLAPAREMELRGLCLRAFELIGGSGWGRVDFLLDEQGREYLIEVNTLPGMTSHSLVPMAAKTAGIDFDELCWRILEAGLETSDAV; encoded by the coding sequence ATGAACGCCTCACGCCTCACGCCTCGCGCCTCGCCGCGGATCGAAGATCCGCACGCTTTCGGCCGCGTCGCCGTGCTGTGCGGCGGCTGGTCGAGCGAGCGCGAGGTCTCCTTGCAGTCCGGTGCCAACGTCTATGCGGCACTGCGCCGCCGCGGTGTCGACGCCACCCTGATCGACGCCGATCGCGACACGCTGCTGGCCTTGGGTCGTCAGGGCTATCAGCGCGCCTTCAACATCATGCATGGCACCGGTGGCGAAGACGGCACCGTGCAGGCGCTGCTGGATCTGCAAGGGATCGCCTACAGCGGCTGCGGCGTGCTCGCCTCGGCGCTGGCGATGGACAAGCTGCGAACCAAGCGCATCTGGAAGGCTGAAGGCCTGCCTACGCCGGAATGGATGCTGCTGGCCTCGAACGAGGATGCCCTCGCGGCCGGCGAGACGCTGGGCTATCCGTACTTCATGAAGCCGGCAGCCGAAGGCTCCAGCGTCGGCATCAGCAAGGTGGCGTTTGCCACCTCGGCGGTTTCGGCATTCCGCCGCGCGGCCGGTGAGTATCACAAGCGCCCGCGCGCGGTGCTGGCGGAGCGCAACATCGGCGGCGGGGAGTACACCTGCTCGATTCTGGACGGTGAGGCTCTGCCGATCATCCACATCGTGCCGGCCTCCGAGTTCTATGACTACCACGCCAAGTACATCTCGGACGAAACCCAGTATCACTGCCCGGCCGGACTGGCGCCGGCGCGCGAGATGGAGCTGCGCGGCCTGTGTCTGCGTGCCTTCGAGCTGATCGGCGGCAGCGGCTGGGGCCGTGTCGATTTTCTGCTCGACGAACAGGGCCGTGAATATCTGATCGAGGTCAACACGCTGCCCGGCATGACCTCCCATTCGCTGGTGCCGATGGCGGCCAAGACCGCCGGCATCGACTTCGACGAACTGTGCTGGCGGATTCTCGAAGCCGGCCTGGAGACCTCCGATGCCGTCTGA
- the mraY gene encoding phospho-N-acetylmuramoyl-pentapeptide-transferase translates to MLYHLSDWLQQYQSGFRVFQYLSLRAVLGVLTALAFSFAFGPWMIRRLQFHQIGQVVRDDGPQTHLKKSGTPTMGGALILAAVSVGTLLWSDLSNRFVWIAWLVTMSFGAVGFVDDYKKVRYGKSMGLSAKHKYLWLSLAGFAATGTLYFTAQTPAETGLIFPFVKDVMVPLGGFYVLWAYLVIVGSSNAVNLTDGLDGLAIMPTVLVAGALAAFAYCTGNVKFANYLSIPYIAGVGELVPFCTAIAGAGLGFLWFNAYPAQVFMGDVGALALGAALGVVAVLVRQELVLAIMGGVFVAETLSVALQVGSYKLRKKRIFRMAPLHHHFELKGWPEPKIIVRFWIVTLILVLIGLSTLKIR, encoded by the coding sequence ATGCTGTACCACTTGAGCGACTGGCTGCAGCAATACCAGAGCGGATTCCGGGTATTCCAGTACCTGAGCCTGCGTGCTGTGCTCGGCGTGCTCACCGCGCTGGCGTTCTCGTTCGCCTTCGGCCCGTGGATGATCCGCAGGCTGCAGTTCCACCAGATCGGTCAGGTGGTGCGCGACGACGGTCCGCAGACCCATCTCAAGAAGTCCGGCACGCCGACCATGGGCGGTGCCCTGATCCTGGCTGCCGTCAGCGTCGGCACGCTGTTGTGGAGCGATCTGTCCAACCGTTTCGTGTGGATTGCCTGGCTGGTGACAATGTCCTTCGGCGCGGTCGGCTTTGTCGACGATTACAAGAAGGTACGCTACGGCAAATCCATGGGCCTGTCGGCCAAGCACAAGTATCTGTGGTTGTCGCTGGCCGGATTCGCTGCCACCGGCACCCTGTATTTCACAGCACAGACGCCGGCCGAAACCGGGCTGATCTTCCCGTTCGTCAAGGACGTGATGGTGCCGCTGGGCGGTTTCTACGTGCTCTGGGCCTATCTGGTGATCGTGGGCTCCAGCAATGCCGTGAACCTCACCGATGGCCTGGATGGCCTGGCGATCATGCCGACGGTGCTGGTGGCCGGCGCGCTGGCCGCGTTCGCCTACTGCACCGGCAACGTCAAGTTCGCCAACTACCTCAGCATTCCGTACATCGCCGGGGTCGGCGAACTGGTGCCGTTCTGCACCGCGATCGCCGGTGCCGGTCTCGGCTTTCTGTGGTTCAACGCCTATCCCGCGCAGGTGTTCATGGGCGATGTCGGCGCGCTGGCGCTGGGCGCGGCTCTGGGCGTGGTCGCGGTGCTGGTTCGCCAGGAACTGGTGCTGGCGATCATGGGCGGCGTATTCGTCGCCGAAACCCTGTCGGTGGCCCTGCAGGTCGGCAGCTACAAGCTGCGCAAGAAGCGCATCTTCCGCATGGCGCCGCTGCACCACCACTTCGAACTCAAGGGCTGGCCGGAACCCAAGATCATCGTCCGTTTCTGGATCGTGACCTTGATTCTGGTGCTGATCGGTCTGTCGACCTTGAAGATCCGATGA
- a CDS encoding FtsQ-type POTRA domain-containing protein, producing the protein MPSEAITFDAPADAALNPLPPSLRAWPFVAALIGLCTLAWAVTQAMDNGGPRIEQLRLDGDFAHVSPQQLRGRIEPLVGGGFFAVDLAAIRDELESEPWIASARVTRAWPGVLRVKVAEHRAAARWGAAGALSEQGAVFTPPAPEELSDSLPRLDGPGGRVVEVLDAYMALVQRLGATPFSPRSVRMDARGEWYMGTADGVELRLGRESPARQAERIATEVLPALVNELERVNYVDLRYSNGFAVGWRLPTEEEDAKNG; encoded by the coding sequence ATGCCGTCTGAGGCCATCACTTTCGACGCGCCGGCAGACGCCGCTCTCAACCCCTTGCCGCCCTCGCTGCGGGCCTGGCCGTTCGTGGCGGCGCTGATCGGGCTGTGCACCCTGGCCTGGGCCGTGACGCAGGCGATGGACAACGGCGGTCCGCGCATCGAACAACTGCGCCTGGATGGTGATTTCGCACATGTTTCGCCGCAGCAGCTGCGCGGGCGCATCGAACCCTTGGTCGGCGGCGGATTCTTCGCCGTGGATCTGGCCGCGATTCGGGACGAGCTGGAGTCCGAACCCTGGATCGCCAGTGCGCGCGTGACGCGCGCATGGCCCGGCGTGCTGCGCGTGAAAGTGGCAGAGCACCGGGCCGCTGCGCGTTGGGGCGCGGCCGGTGCCTTGTCCGAACAGGGCGCAGTGTTCACACCGCCTGCGCCGGAAGAACTGTCCGACAGCCTGCCGCGACTCGACGGGCCGGGCGGCCGTGTGGTCGAGGTGCTCGACGCCTACATGGCCTTGGTGCAGCGGCTCGGTGCCACGCCGTTCAGTCCGCGCAGTGTGCGCATGGACGCGCGCGGCGAGTGGTACATGGGCACCGCTGACGGTGTCGAGCTGCGCCTGGGGCGTGAGTCGCCGGCCCGGCAGGCCGAGCGCATCGCCACCGAGGTGTTGCCCGCATTGGTCAATGAACTGGAACGCGTGAACTACGTGGACCTGCGCTACAGCAACGGATTCGCCGTCGGCTGGCGTCTGCCGACGGAAGAAGAGGATGCAAAAAATGGCTAA
- a CDS encoding UDP-N-acetylmuramoyl-tripeptide--D-alanyl-D-alanine ligase: METARAAAVRIGAALNGDQTLFERSFSGVSTDSRSVAPGELFVALSGPNFDGHAFVPKAVERGAAAALVSRAQDLPLPQLLVPDTLAALQAYAASWRAGFSLPLIGVTGSNGKTTVKQMLAAVLAPLGPVLATAGNYNNHIGVPLTLCRLRAEHHAAVIEMGANHLGEIAQLADLARPNIGVVTQAGDAHLEGFGSREGVARGKGELFAALADEAVAIINADDVQAPLWFELAGGSRVIRFGLSADADVRADDIQGLPAEAPAEMHFTIHAFGARAAVRLPLPGRHNVLNALAATAAALAAGLELDQIAQGLAQVQPADGRLSWKAGRHGTRVLDDSYNANPTSLQAALQVLAQCAPPRWVVLGDMAELGQGADELHVEAGFAARSLGVERLYSVGRYARSASVGFGRGGRDFADVDALARTLQDEIEPGVSVLVKGSRSARMERVVAALTGSVVGGEH; this comes from the coding sequence ATGGAAACCGCTCGCGCCGCCGCCGTGCGGATCGGCGCCGCGCTGAACGGGGACCAAACCCTGTTCGAGCGCAGCTTCAGCGGCGTATCCACCGACAGCCGCAGCGTCGCGCCGGGCGAACTGTTCGTAGCCCTGTCCGGCCCGAATTTCGACGGACATGCCTTCGTGCCCAAGGCCGTCGAACGCGGCGCCGCTGCCGCTCTGGTGAGCCGCGCCCAGGATCTGCCGCTGCCGCAATTGCTGGTGCCGGACACCTTGGCGGCGCTGCAGGCCTATGCCGCGAGCTGGCGCGCCGGGTTTTCGCTTCCTCTGATCGGCGTCACCGGCAGCAATGGCAAAACCACGGTCAAGCAGATGCTGGCCGCGGTGCTGGCGCCGCTGGGGCCGGTGCTGGCCACGGCCGGCAATTACAACAATCACATCGGTGTTCCGCTGACGCTGTGCCGCCTGCGCGCCGAACATCATGCCGCCGTGATCGAAATGGGCGCCAACCACCTCGGCGAGATCGCGCAGCTGGCGGATCTCGCGCGGCCCAATATCGGTGTGGTCACGCAGGCCGGGGATGCACACCTCGAAGGCTTCGGCAGTCGCGAAGGCGTGGCCCGCGGAAAGGGCGAACTGTTCGCCGCCTTGGCCGACGAGGCGGTCGCGATCATCAACGCCGATGACGTGCAGGCACCGCTGTGGTTCGAACTGGCCGGCGGTTCGCGGGTGATTCGCTTCGGTCTGTCGGCGGACGCCGACGTGCGCGCCGACGACATCCAGGGCCTGCCGGCCGAAGCGCCGGCCGAAATGCACTTCACGATCCACGCCTTCGGCGCCCGCGCGGCCGTGCGCCTGCCGCTGCCGGGCCGCCACAACGTGCTCAACGCGCTCGCCGCCACGGCCGCGGCGCTGGCCGCCGGGCTGGAGCTGGATCAGATCGCGCAGGGGCTGGCGCAGGTGCAGCCGGCTGACGGTCGCCTGTCCTGGAAAGCGGGCCGACACGGCACCCGCGTGCTCGACGATTCCTACAACGCCAATCCGACCTCGCTGCAGGCCGCCTTGCAGGTGCTGGCGCAATGCGCGCCGCCACGCTGGGTGGTGCTCGGCGATATGGCCGAACTTGGGCAAGGCGCAGACGAACTGCATGTGGAGGCCGGGTTCGCGGCCCGGTCCCTGGGCGTGGAGCGGCTCTATTCGGTGGGGCGCTACGCCCGATCGGCCAGTGTGGGCTTTGGTCGCGGTGGCCGCGACTTCGCGGATGTGGACGCACTTGCAAGGACGCTGCAGGACGAGATCGAACCCGGCGTCTCGGTGCTGGTCAAGGGGTCGCGCTCGGCGCGAATGGAACGCGTGGTGGCGGCGCTGACGGGCAGCGTCGTCGGGGGAGAGCACTGA